The genomic interval ATAGGCCACGACGAAGATCAACAGCCGGGGCATGGGCACAGTCAGGATCAGATTCGGTCTGCGGACGGCACCGTGATTGTAGTGCACGGACGAGCAAGGCTTGCCGCGACGATTGCTCGCTACACTGCTGTCGACTGTGGGAGGACGATCTCGACACGCGCGCCGCCTTCCGGGCGGTTCGACGCGGTGATTTGGCCGCCGTGCCGTGTCACGATGGCTCGGACAATCGACAGCCCCAGGCCGGAGCCCGACGGAATGTCGGTGCCGGTGCGGGACTGATCGACCTTGTAGAACCGATCGAAGACTCGATCCAGGTGCTCGGTGGGAATCCCCTGACCGGTGTCCTCGACGGACAATCGCGTGCCCTTCGGATCAGCTTGCGCGCGAACCGCGATGGTCCCACCGTCCGGTGTGTGCCGGATCGCATTTGCTACGAGGTTCTGCAGTGCCTGCTCGAGCCTGTTCGGATCTCCGCTCAGCGTCATGGCTTCCGGCTCGATCGTCGTCAGCAATGCGATTCCCCGGTCGGCGAGCACCTGCTCGTGCCGTCGCCGGATTCGATCGAACAGCTGCGGAATCGCTACCGGCTCGATGCGCCATGTCCCTCCGCCGCCTTCGAGCCTCGCGAGATCGAGCAGGTCCCCGATGATGTGTTCCAGGCGTTCGGCCTCCTCGCTGATGATCTGCAGGTAGCGCGACTGGGTCTCGGCGTCGAGCGAGACCTCTTTCATCTGGAGCGTCTCGACGTAGCCGCGCACGGCCGCGAGTGGCGTCATCAGCTCGTGCGACACGTCGGCAAGGAGCTGCCGTCGCGTCCGATCCGAGCGTTCGAGCGCCGTCGTGCGCTGCTCCAGCTCAGAGGCCATCTCGTTGAATACGCCTGCAAGCGCCGCGACCTCGTCGCCGCCCGCAACTGGAGCGCGAACGCCCAACTCGCCCGCGCCGATCGCCCGGGCCGCATCCTGCAGATGACGCAGCCTTCTGCGCGCCGGGCGGAAGATCACGAGAGCCGCCACCGCGGTGCCGGCCGTCAGGAGCACGGCTGCTACGGCTCCCAGGAGTGGCCCAAGGTCTCGGGCCGCCATCCACAACGGAGGCGGCTCGAGCGGCACGGCCGCGATACCGGTCACGGTGCCGTTGACGACGACCGGTGCGAACTCCCCGCTTGGTGGCGGCACGCCGGCGGGCCCGGACGAGCCGCGGCCGAACTCACGCCAGCCAGACCGTTCGCCACGGTCTCGTCGTCCCCCTTGCATCCCCTCGAAGATGCGTCCGCGGGCCTGGCGCGCGAGCATCGGCGGCGGGGGCACGCGATGATTCACGACCGTACGCCCATCGGCGAGGACGACCACGAAGCCGCGTGACGAGCCCGAGTAGCGTTCGTTGATGAACCTGTCGAGATCGGCGTCGGGCCTCTCGCTAAGCAGTCCTGAGACATCCGCCGCCAGCGCGGCAGCCAGTTGTGCCGGCGTCCGGTTCGGAAACAGATCCGCCATCCGGCCGGTCATCCAGAGGAAGACGATCGCTTGCACGAGCAGCACCGCCGCCAGGACCCCGACGAAGCCCAGCGCGATGCGCCAATAGAGGCTGCGATACCAGACGGGTTCAGACATCGGTGAACTTGTAACCCGTGCCCCACACGGTCAGGATCAGCTTCGGATCTCTCGTGTCGGCCTCGATCTTCTGCCTGAGCCGTTTGATCAGAGTATCCACGCTTCGCTCGGTGACGTGCGTCTCGGGCGTCCATACCCGATCGAGCAGCGTCTCGCGTGTGAAGACGATGCCAGGGTGCGCAGCGAGCAGGAATAGAACATCGAATTCATGGGGCGTGAGCTCGATCGGCTGACCGTCGAGCATCGCCTGCCGGCGCCTCGCGTCCAGTCGAAGCGGCCCGGCTTCGACGACATCTGCCTGTGGCGAGGCCGGGCCATCAGATCGACGAGGTCGCCGGAGCAACGCCCGTACACGAGCCACGAGCTCGCGAATGCCGAACGGCTTCGTGAGGTAGTCGTCGGCGCCGCTTTCCAGGCCAAGGACCTTGTCGGACTCATCGCGTCGTGCCGTGAGCATGAGAATGGGCACGTCGCCATTCTGCAACTGCCGGCGGATCGATCGGCACACCGCGACACCGTCCACGTTCGGCAGCATCAGATCGAGAATGACCAGGTCGAAGCGCTCGGCCTCGGTTCGTCGGATCGCTTCATCACCGGCATTTGCCACTGCGACGTCGAGTCCCTCCAGACCGAGATGAAGAGTCACGAGATCGCGAATGTGCCGTTCGTCCTCGACCACCAGGGCACGGCGTCGAGGCGCCGAACCGGTCTCGTCTGCCGTCGTCACCACGTGGCTCCTCCTCTATTGCTAGAACACCCGTCGAAGGGACGTGTGACAAGAGCATGACACGGGCGTGAAGAGAATATGACGCCTGCCTCGGCGTGTCCGCCACGACCGGCCGCTCTCATCCCACCGCCCGCCGTCGGACCGACTCGCGCGCACGCAGCTTGTTTTCAAGTATCGT from Acidobacteriota bacterium carries:
- a CDS encoding HAMP domain-containing protein, which gives rise to MSEPVWYRSLYWRIALGFVGVLAAVLLVQAIVFLWMTGRMADLFPNRTPAQLAAALAADVSGLLSERPDADLDRFINERYSGSSRGFVVVLADGRTVVNHRVPPPPMLARQARGRIFEGMQGGRRDRGERSGWREFGRGSSGPAGVPPPSGEFAPVVVNGTVTGIAAVPLEPPPLWMAARDLGPLLGAVAAVLLTAGTAVAALVIFRPARRRLRHLQDAARAIGAGELGVRAPVAGGDEVAALAGVFNEMASELEQRTTALERSDRTRRQLLADVSHELMTPLAAVRGYVETLQMKEVSLDAETQSRYLQIISEEAERLEHIIGDLLDLARLEGGGGTWRIEPVAIPQLFDRIRRRHEQVLADRGIALLTTIEPEAMTLSGDPNRLEQALQNLVANAIRHTPDGGTIAVRAQADPKGTRLSVEDTGQGIPTEHLDRVFDRFYKVDQSRTGTDIPSGSGLGLSIVRAIVTRHGGQITASNRPEGGARVEIVLPQSTAV
- a CDS encoding response regulator transcription factor, coding for MTTADETGSAPRRRALVVEDERHIRDLVTLHLGLEGLDVAVANAGDEAIRRTEAERFDLVILDLMLPNVDGVAVCRSIRRQLQNGDVPILMLTARRDESDKVLGLESGADDYLTKPFGIRELVARVRALLRRPRRSDGPASPQADVVEAGPLRLDARRRQAMLDGQPIELTPHEFDVLFLLAAHPGIVFTRETLLDRVWTPETHVTERSVDTLIKRLRQKIEADTRDPKLILTVWGTGYKFTDV